The proteins below are encoded in one region of Sylvia atricapilla isolate bSylAtr1 unplaced genomic scaffold, bSylAtr1.pri scaffold_113_arrow_ctg1, whole genome shotgun sequence:
- the LOC136374735 gene encoding LOW QUALITY PROTEIN: olfactory receptor 287-like (The sequence of the model RefSeq protein was modified relative to this genomic sequence to represent the inferred CDS: inserted 1 base in 1 codon) — MYLTTVMGNATIIFLLCVDHHLQPPMDFFICSRAFLEIWFTFSTXIQVFVLLSSGQNTLSLSSCFTQNYSYLALGCTEFVLLIVMSFDCYVAICHPLLYAAIRKPQLCVHLGVAAWVLGFALLSYRLLLLSALSFCGSKIPHFLCDNSPLFKQSCPDTSLLWKIDSVFLPCVQVGSLCLTLAFDICILFCVLHLSTASGRKEALTTCSSHPIPLSIACGSCVALYTCPAEDVSLRTNRTAALRNTALYPFLNPVIYSLGSKSVMLPLNKSIARPRRRTKLFP, encoded by the exons ATGTACCTGACCACAGTGATGGGGAATGCAACAAtcattttcctcctgtgtgTGGATCACCACCTGCAACCCCCCATGGACTTTTTCATCTGCAGCCGGGCCTTCCTGGAAAtctggtttacattctcca CCATCCAAGTGTTTGTGTTGCTGAGTTCTGGTCAGAACACTCTCTCACTGAGCAGCTGCTTTACGCAAAACTATTCCTATTTAGCCCTGGGCTGCACAGAGTTTGTCCTGCTCATTGTCATGTCCTTTGACTGCTATGTTGCCATCTGCCACCCTTTGCTCTACGCTGCCATCAGGAAGCCTCAGCTCTGTGTCCACCTGGGTGTTGCTGCTTGGGTCCTCGGCTTTGCCCTGCTGAGCTacaggctgctcctcctctctgcGCTGTCTTTCTGTGGCTCCAAGATCCCCCATTTCCTCTGTGACAACTCGCCCTTGTTCAAACAGTCCTGCCCTGACACCAGCCTGCTTTGGAAAATAGACTCTGTCTTCTTACCGTGTGTCCAGGTGGGTTCCTTGTGTTTGACTCTGGCTTTTGACATCTGCATCCTGTTCTGTGTTCTGCATCTTTCAACAGCCTCTGGGAGGAAGGAAGCTTTGACTACGTGttcttcccatcccatccccttATCCATTGCCTGTGGGAGCTGTGTTGCTCTCTACACGTGTCCTGCAGAAGATGTTTCCTTGAGGACCaacagaactgcagctctgcGGAACACAGCCCTGTACCCATTCTTAAATCCAGTCATCTACAGCCTTGGGAGCAAATCTGTGATGCTGCCCCTGAACAAATCCATTGCCAGGCCGAGAAGAAGAACAAAGCTTTTCCCCTAA